The following proteins come from a genomic window of Nocardiopsis sp. YSL2:
- a CDS encoding SAM-dependent methyltransferase — translation MTDTPIDTSVAHTARVWNYWLGGKDNYPVDREVGDQVRELLPQVVEVALGDRLFLRRAVTHMAEEGIRQFLDIGTGLPTADNTHEVAQARAPEARVVYVDNDPLVLAHAHALLTGTEAGRTTFVGSDLRDTASVLEAAAETLDLSQPVGLTLLGTMGHFEDIEEALGLVRTYMAALAPGSFLAVCDGVFAHLERVTGARALEAMERWQEGVAQAYHLRSVEDFTRFFDGFELVEPGVVSVLRWRPEPTEVGEIRDLPQYCSLARKV, via the coding sequence ATGACGGACACGCCCATCGACACCAGCGTCGCCCACACGGCACGGGTGTGGAACTACTGGCTCGGCGGCAAGGACAACTACCCCGTCGACCGCGAGGTCGGGGACCAGGTCAGAGAGCTTCTCCCCCAGGTGGTCGAGGTCGCCCTCGGCGACCGCCTCTTCCTGCGCCGCGCGGTCACGCACATGGCCGAGGAGGGGATCCGCCAGTTCCTGGACATCGGCACCGGCCTGCCCACAGCCGACAACACCCACGAGGTGGCCCAGGCCCGCGCCCCTGAGGCGCGTGTGGTCTACGTCGACAACGACCCCCTCGTCCTGGCCCACGCGCACGCCCTGCTCACGGGCACCGAGGCGGGCCGGACCACGTTCGTGGGATCGGACCTGCGCGACACCGCATCGGTGCTCGAGGCCGCCGCCGAGACCCTCGACCTCTCACAGCCGGTCGGCCTGACCCTGCTGGGGACGATGGGCCACTTCGAGGACATCGAGGAGGCACTCGGCCTCGTCCGCACCTACATGGCCGCCCTGGCGCCGGGCAGCTTCCTGGCGGTGTGCGACGGCGTCTTCGCCCACCTGGAGCGGGTCACCGGCGCGCGTGCGCTGGAGGCCATGGAGCGCTGGCAGGAGGGCGTCGCCCAGGCGTACCACCTGCGCTCGGTGGAGGACTTCACCCGCTTCTTCGACGGCTTCGAGCTGGTCGAGCCCGGGGTCGTCTCCGTGCTGCGCTGGCGTCCGGAGCCGACCGAGGTCGGCGAGATCCGGGACCTGCCCCAGTACTGCAGCCTGGCCCGCAAGGTGTAG